CACGCCCGTTCGCTGCTGGCGTTCATTCGCAGAAGCCTGAAGCAGTTTCGGTTGGATAGTCACCTGACCGAGATTGATATCTTCACGGAGGCTTATTTGCGGGGGATTCAGTACCTACAGCAGGCGGGGAACTCGATCCGCCACCCCAAGGCTTGGATGCGGACCACGGCCTATAACGTGATTCGGGAGTTGCATCGCAACCAGAATCGCTATGCGGCCTTGGCCTACGATGACTTCATCGAGAATGATCTGGGTCGTCAGGTGGTGGCCCAGGACCAACAGGCACAACTGGTGGATGCCCAGGAAATCGATACGGATATTTATGCCGTGTTGCAGGCGTTGGGGGCATTGGCGGCGTGCGATCGCATCTTGATTGACCTGAAGGTGATCAACGGCCTCAGCTGGCGGGAAATTCGGCAATGGTATGGGCAGTGGTTCGATGACGCCCCGCCCAGTGAAGCTACTCTGCGCAAGCGCGGGCAACGGGCGCTAGAGCGGCTGCGACAGCAATATCACAGGCTGCGTCCTCATTTGTAGCAGTGATACCCAGACTCGGTTTAACCGGGTGTTTTCAGAATGCTTCAGAGTCCCAGTGCCGACTGAGTCGCCGGGTCAATTAGGCCGCTGGTGGTGAGGGCATGGGCCTGTTGAAACTGGCTCAGGGCGGCTTGGGTGCGGGGGCCGGGCACGCCATCCAGGGGACCGGGGTCAAAGCCGTGGGATTTGAGCTGTTGTTGAATCTGGCGGGTACCGCTGTTGAGGCTCTCTTGGATCTCTTGAATCAACTCGCAGGACTCGTCGTTGCTGGCGTCCTCGGTTAGTAGTTCCCGCAGGCGGGCCTTTAAGTTCTCGTTGATGAAGGC
This portion of the Halomicronema hongdechloris C2206 genome encodes:
- a CDS encoding RNA polymerase sigma factor — its product is MCHQPSPPAVRQFNAEIQFLLKPHNPHARSLLAFIRRSLKQFRLDSHLTEIDIFTEAYLRGIQYLQQAGNSIRHPKAWMRTTAYNVIRELHRNQNRYAALAYDDFIENDLGRQVVAQDQQAQLVDAQEIDTDIYAVLQALGALAACDRILIDLKVINGLSWREIRQWYGQWFDDAPPSEATLRKRGQRALERLRQQYHRLRPHL
- a CDS encoding peptidoglycan-binding domain-containing protein: MPTSNHIAVNADLRALLDSQYLARIHEYCALAVRSHLSEADANRLGELLTMAETDGHLDFWIHEADHFLDHALGLSSETRVYAFINENLKARLRELLTEDASNDESCELIQEIQESLNSGTRQIQQQLKSHGFDPGPLDGVPGPRTQAALSQFQQAHALTTSGLIDPATQSALGL